In one Achromobacter spanius genomic region, the following are encoded:
- a CDS encoding LysR family transcriptional regulator, with product MTLKQLEAFYWAATCKNFAIAANRLNISVSSLSKRIGELEASLGADLFSRSARSATLTALGEQLVPHAKDLLRNADQFMQQASSNLTFSGRCRFGAGELTSVTWMPRLIEEIQRAHPNLLVEPYVGVGELVERGLEEGELDFAVIAGPSSRASIASHLIGSAEFEWVASLRAVPDPTALTPADLPGLTLITQPQSSGVIRMLDDWLTEQGISPGRMQCCNSWGAIAGMLRQGLGLGFLPTAWARILIQRGDLHPLPGLPPLRPLPYTFQWRRDDTRPMLASLRTLAQDTLEFDAPAGMV from the coding sequence TTCCGTGTCGTCGCTGTCCAAGCGCATCGGCGAACTCGAGGCCTCCCTTGGCGCCGACCTGTTCAGCCGCAGCGCGCGCAGCGCCACGCTGACGGCGCTGGGCGAACAACTGGTGCCACACGCCAAGGACCTGCTGCGCAACGCCGATCAATTCATGCAGCAGGCCAGCAGCAACCTGACTTTCTCGGGCCGCTGCCGTTTTGGGGCGGGAGAACTCACGTCTGTGACGTGGATGCCGCGCCTGATCGAAGAAATTCAACGCGCACACCCCAACCTGCTGGTCGAGCCCTATGTGGGCGTGGGTGAATTGGTGGAGCGCGGGCTGGAGGAAGGCGAGCTGGATTTTGCGGTGATCGCCGGGCCGTCGTCGCGCGCGTCCATCGCGTCACATTTGATCGGCAGCGCGGAATTTGAATGGGTGGCCTCGCTGCGCGCGGTGCCCGACCCTACCGCGCTGACGCCTGCCGATCTGCCCGGTCTGACCTTGATCACGCAACCGCAAAGCTCCGGCGTGATACGCATGCTGGACGACTGGCTCACCGAACAAGGCATCTCGCCGGGCCGCATGCAGTGCTGCAATAGTTGGGGCGCCATTGCAGGCATGCTGCGCCAAGGGTTGGGGCTGGGCTTTCTGCCCACGGCCTGGGCGCGCATCCTGATCCAGCGCGGCGACCTGCATCCCCTGCCGGGCTTGCCGCCCTTGCGGCCCCTGCCCTACACCTTTCAATGGCGGCGCGACGACACGCGGCCCATGCTGGCAAGCCTGCGCACCCTGGCGCAGGACACGCTGGAATTCGACGCGCCGGCGGGCATGGTCTAG